From one Pelorhabdus rhamnosifermentans genomic stretch:
- the tsaE gene encoding tRNA (adenosine(37)-N6)-threonylcarbamoyltransferase complex ATPase subunit type 1 TsaE, with protein sequence MFSLQSFSEQDTTQIAVLLAPLLKDGDVIALMGDLGAGKTFFSQQLVQALGIEEDVTSPTFTLLQIYDGKIPVHHFDLYRLEDAQELDEIGFYEYTSYGISLIEWADKFGTELPDEYLSLTMKRSSGILERLLVFEPHGRRYEAICEELMRLVNAVS encoded by the coding sequence ATGTTTTCTTTACAGAGTTTTTCAGAACAGGATACGACCCAAATAGCCGTTTTGCTTGCACCGCTACTAAAAGATGGCGATGTGATTGCTTTAATGGGCGATCTCGGGGCAGGTAAAACTTTTTTTTCACAGCAATTAGTTCAGGCTTTGGGGATTGAAGAGGATGTGACAAGCCCGACCTTTACTTTGCTCCAAATTTATGATGGCAAAATCCCTGTTCATCATTTTGATCTTTATCGGCTGGAAGATGCACAGGAACTTGATGAAATTGGCTTTTATGAGTATACGAGTTATGGTATTTCACTGATTGAATGGGCTGATAAATTTGGCACGGAACTGCCTGACGAATATTTATCGCTCACGATGAAACGCAGTAGTGGGATTCTAGAACGATTGTTAGTATTTGAGCCCCATGGTAGGCGCTATGAGGCGATTTGTGAGGAGTTGATGCGTCTTGTTAATGCTGTCTCTTGA
- a CDS encoding N-acetylmuramoyl-L-alanine amidase family protein, with translation MRRKFFVLFMIAMMLLPQVALAAAYRDMGIVKTSAISAVKGQASLTNIRWANHIDAASGATTLRMVIDMTGPVQVDGSLLASPSPQLIVNIKNANASKVDDVLLDGKVASKINVSSATGNAKVVIDLPNSISRSDYHVFTLPSDSKNNKPYRVVVDINKPVLSSNVHYSAGLSDKVIVLDPGHGGSDPGAIGPGKDQEKTVTLAVAQKVKSLLEKSGATVLMTRQTDVDVYGPNASGADELGARADVANHRKTDVFLSIHANSFGNPTVGGGATYYYPKSNADSLLAQSIQDAYIQATGLSDRGIYQANFYVLKHTSMPASLIELAFISNPAEEKMLMDDAFQQKMAQGIVQGLDSFFTQVAAGGGDHS, from the coding sequence GTGCGTCGTAAGTTTTTTGTTTTGTTTATGATTGCTATGATGCTATTGCCACAGGTTGCACTGGCTGCAGCGTACAGAGATATGGGCATCGTGAAGACTTCTGCTATAAGTGCTGTAAAGGGACAAGCATCTCTTACGAATATTCGTTGGGCTAACCATATTGATGCTGCTTCTGGCGCGACTACGCTCAGAATGGTTATTGATATGACAGGACCTGTTCAGGTGGATGGGAGTTTATTGGCCTCTCCATCGCCGCAACTTATTGTGAATATTAAAAATGCGAATGCTAGCAAGGTCGATGATGTCTTGTTAGACGGCAAGGTTGCAAGTAAGATCAATGTTTCTTCAGCAACAGGAAATGCAAAAGTAGTGATTGATTTACCGAATTCCATTAGCCGTAGTGATTATCATGTATTTACTTTGCCAAGTGATAGTAAAAATAACAAACCCTATCGTGTCGTTGTGGATATTAATAAACCGGTATTAAGTAGTAATGTGCATTATTCGGCAGGACTTTCCGATAAGGTTATTGTCCTTGACCCTGGCCATGGTGGCAGTGATCCGGGAGCTATTGGTCCAGGAAAAGATCAAGAAAAAACAGTCACACTTGCTGTCGCGCAAAAGGTGAAATCATTGCTTGAGAAGTCTGGAGCGACTGTGCTTATGACGAGACAGACGGATGTGGATGTTTATGGTCCAAATGCCAGTGGCGCTGATGAATTGGGTGCCAGAGCCGATGTTGCCAATCATCGAAAAACGGATGTCTTTTTGAGTATTCATGCGAATTCTTTTGGCAATCCGACAGTCGGCGGCGGAGCTACTTACTATTATCCAAAATCGAATGCGGATTCTTTGTTAGCCCAATCCATTCAAGATGCATATATTCAAGCGACAGGCTTATCTGATCGTGGTATTTATCAGGCGAATTTTTACGTATTGAAACATACAAGCATGCCTGCTTCACTGATTGAATTGGCCTTTATTTCGAATCCTGCTGAAGAGAAAATGCTGATGGATGATGCTTTTCAACAAAAAATGGCACAAGGAATTGTTCAAGGTCTTGACTCTTTCTTTACACAGGTTGCAGCAGGGGGAGGGGATCATTCATGA
- the tsaD gene encoding tRNA (adenosine(37)-N6)-threonylcarbamoyltransferase complex transferase subunit TsaD: MDNNIHSTLVLGLETSCDETSAAVVRDGRTILSNVISSQVPVHQKFGGVVPEIASRKHIEQVVPVIDQALREAQVTLDEISAIGVTYGPGLVGALLVGVAAAKALAFAKRLPLVGVHHLEGHIFANLLTHPDLEPPFLALVVSGGHTSLVKVASYNEFLLIGQTRDDAAGEAFDKIARVMGLPYPGGPHIDRLAAEGDSAAIHFPRALTGHGSYEFSFSGLKSAVLNYLNSARQKGEAIVHADVAASFQAAIVDVLVEKTLQAAQEYDLKKVVLAGGVAANSSLRSHLANALAIQNIQFYYPQTVLCTDNAAMVACRAHYQFLAGKISSLSLNARPTMRLGQSFNEKNNNLY; the protein is encoded by the coding sequence TTGGATAACAACATACATTCGACTTTGGTTCTTGGTCTTGAAACAAGCTGTGATGAAACCTCGGCTGCCGTCGTTCGAGACGGTCGGACCATCCTTTCGAACGTCATTTCCTCACAGGTTCCTGTTCACCAAAAATTTGGCGGTGTTGTACCTGAAATTGCATCCCGCAAACATATTGAACAGGTCGTTCCTGTGATTGATCAGGCACTAAGAGAAGCTCAGGTGACACTAGATGAAATATCCGCTATTGGCGTTACCTATGGACCTGGTTTGGTAGGGGCTCTCCTTGTCGGTGTGGCGGCAGCCAAAGCTTTGGCTTTTGCGAAAAGGCTGCCCCTTGTCGGTGTTCATCATCTGGAAGGCCATATTTTTGCCAATCTCCTTACGCATCCTGATTTAGAACCGCCGTTTCTGGCGCTTGTTGTGTCAGGCGGGCACACCTCGCTAGTGAAGGTAGCCTCTTATAATGAGTTTTTGTTGATTGGTCAAACACGCGATGATGCAGCAGGGGAGGCTTTTGATAAGATAGCACGCGTCATGGGGTTGCCTTATCCCGGCGGTCCCCATATTGATCGGCTTGCAGCCGAGGGTGATTCGGCTGCTATCCATTTTCCACGGGCCTTAACAGGCCATGGCAGTTATGAATTTAGTTTTAGTGGTCTGAAATCGGCTGTGCTCAACTATTTAAATTCAGCGAGGCAAAAGGGAGAAGCCATCGTTCATGCCGATGTGGCAGCGAGTTTTCAAGCGGCTATTGTGGATGTTTTAGTCGAAAAAACGTTGCAAGCAGCACAGGAGTACGATCTTAAAAAGGTCGTTTTGGCTGGTGGTGTGGCAGCGAATTCATCACTTCGTAGCCATCTGGCTAATGCACTTGCTATCCAGAATATTCAGTTCTATTATCCGCAAACGGTGCTTTGTACGGATAATGCTGCTATGGTGGCCTGTCGGGCTCATTATCAGTTTTTAGCTGGTAAAATCTCTTCTTTATCATTAAATGCTCGCCCGACGATGCGTCTTGGCCAATCTTTTAATGAAAAAAACAATAATCTTTACTAA
- a CDS encoding ANTAR domain-containing response regulator: MELLKIVIADNESIIRMDLKELLEEAGHDVVGEASDGLHAVELVRKTRPDLVIMDIKMPKMDGIAAARIIANEKLAPVLLLTAFSQKEIVEKAKESGVLAYLVKPIKEANLFPAMEIALSRFKEISDLEHELEDVKNSLEMRKLLDRAKGILMDAYQLSEGEAYRRIQQYSMAKRKSIREVAEAIVNSAKK, encoded by the coding sequence ATGGAACTGTTAAAAATCGTTATCGCAGATAATGAATCCATTATTCGTATGGATTTAAAGGAACTATTAGAAGAAGCCGGTCATGATGTAGTCGGTGAGGCGTCAGATGGACTCCACGCCGTTGAACTGGTGCGTAAAACTCGCCCTGATTTGGTGATTATGGATATTAAAATGCCTAAGATGGACGGGATTGCGGCGGCCCGAATTATTGCGAATGAAAAATTAGCACCTGTACTGCTTCTTACGGCCTTTAGTCAGAAGGAAATTGTTGAGAAAGCCAAAGAATCAGGTGTTTTAGCTTACCTTGTGAAACCAATTAAAGAGGCAAATTTATTTCCAGCCATGGAAATTGCTTTGTCGCGATTTAAAGAAATTAGCGATTTAGAACATGAATTGGAAGATGTAAAAAACTCGTTAGAAATGCGTAAACTTTTGGATCGGGCTAAAGGCATTTTGATGGATGCGTATCAATTAAGCGAAGGGGAAGCTTATCGGCGAATTCAGCAATATAGTATGGCGAAGCGGAAGTCGATTCGGGAAGTGGCAGAAGCCATTGTAAATTCAGCAAAAAAATGA
- a CDS encoding sensor histidine kinase: MGVIGDICRKVTGLSTEQIEQLEQLAVLLGIAADLSHAQITVYTKTKSKHFLAIVAQVRPNTSFIEYRPHLLGTTVRATEEPLVWRTMTCGEHISGQREWEIGMDVLEMETHAIRDKAGTVIAVVSFEASHEEARAGAHPVLVEMAFLLLSTSRAKMENIFRRLNARDGIIIVGESGHVVFSNAVAASIYKVLGVGRVVGRRVSDRRSHMKVVQKAIAHGVAQELEIETGDFVFNQRAIPVVVDEKVIRTLFIVSDVTEIKKKEKELLIKSAVIQEIHHRVKNNLQTIASLLSLQARRSSSADVKASLKECINRILSISVIHEFLSQQDVETINVAEVAKNILDSVIQNMMEPDFNIQTVFNGETVILPSDCATSLALAINELIQNSIEHGFVGRREGIIGIDIRSLSDCYQIEIFDNGIGLPPGFDAHSLKSLGIQIITTLIESDLSGKFELKSDGGTRAIITIPHMTEGEGG, encoded by the coding sequence ATGGGCGTTATCGGTGATATTTGTCGTAAAGTTACTGGACTCAGTACGGAACAAATTGAACAGCTCGAACAGCTGGCTGTTTTGCTTGGCATCGCTGCTGATTTGTCGCATGCCCAAATCACTGTGTATACTAAGACAAAGTCCAAGCATTTTTTGGCGATTGTTGCTCAGGTGAGGCCTAATACAAGCTTTATTGAGTATCGCCCCCACCTTTTAGGAACAACGGTTAGGGCGACGGAAGAGCCACTTGTCTGGCGTACAATGACGTGTGGCGAACATATTTCGGGTCAAAGAGAATGGGAAATCGGTATGGATGTGCTCGAAATGGAGACTCATGCGATTCGCGATAAAGCGGGTACCGTGATTGCTGTGGTCAGTTTTGAGGCCAGTCATGAAGAGGCTCGTGCTGGGGCCCACCCTGTTTTGGTTGAAATGGCCTTTTTGTTATTGTCTACGAGTCGCGCTAAAATGGAAAATATTTTTAGACGGCTCAATGCGCGGGATGGTATTATTATTGTAGGGGAAAGTGGTCATGTCGTTTTTTCCAATGCTGTTGCTGCAAGTATCTACAAGGTTCTTGGCGTGGGGCGTGTCGTGGGACGGCGTGTGTCAGACAGGCGCAGTCATATGAAAGTGGTACAAAAGGCGATTGCTCACGGAGTGGCTCAGGAACTGGAGATTGAAACAGGCGACTTTGTTTTTAATCAACGTGCCATTCCAGTTGTTGTCGATGAAAAAGTGATTCGTACCTTGTTTATTGTCAGTGATGTTACGGAGATTAAGAAAAAGGAAAAAGAATTGCTCATTAAGTCGGCTGTTATTCAGGAAATTCATCATCGCGTCAAAAATAATCTGCAAACTATTGCCAGTCTATTGAGTTTGCAGGCTAGGCGATCTTCTTCAGCCGATGTAAAGGCTTCTCTGAAAGAATGTATTAATCGTATTTTAAGTATTTCTGTCATTCATGAGTTTTTATCACAACAGGATGTGGAAACAATCAATGTGGCTGAAGTAGCCAAAAACATCTTAGATTCGGTTATTCAAAATATGATGGAACCAGATTTTAATATTCAAACGGTATTTAACGGTGAAACAGTTATCCTTCCTTCTGATTGCGCAACAAGTTTAGCTTTGGCTATTAATGAACTTATTCAAAATTCTATTGAGCATGGTTTTGTTGGCAGGCGAGAGGGCATTATTGGTATTGATATTCGATCTTTATCTGATTGTTATCAAATAGAAATATTTGATAATGGCATTGGCTTACCACCGGGCTTTGATGCGCATAGTTTAAAAAGTCTTGGCATTCAAATTATTACGACACTCATTGAATCGGATTTGTCAGGAAAATTTGAATTAAAATCGGATGGTGGAACACGGGCGATTATTACGATACCTCATATGACAGAGGGAGAAGGAGGCTGA
- a CDS encoding GerMN domain-containing protein: protein MRHFLFCCGLFVCLLLTGCANNNDLATTTTPAATTNTAQQSQLGGGTIPATANAEDTKHNSMQLTLYYASSDGIHLVPEVRSFPMSETPARTAVEALIDGTNKPQTTKVFPPGTKLRQLTIKDDIALVDFNGTILKGNGGSATETLLVTSIVNTLTEFPHIEKVRILVDGKKVDTLYGHLDLTEPLSRSPGMIKK from the coding sequence ATGAGGCATTTTTTGTTTTGTTGTGGTCTATTCGTTTGCTTGCTTCTTACTGGTTGTGCTAATAATAATGATCTGGCAACTACTACTACGCCTGCAGCAACAACAAATACGGCACAACAGTCGCAGTTAGGTGGTGGTACGATACCAGCGACTGCAAATGCAGAGGACACGAAGCATAACTCTATGCAATTGACGCTTTATTATGCCAGTTCTGATGGAATTCATCTTGTTCCGGAAGTCCGTTCTTTTCCGATGAGTGAAACGCCGGCGCGTACAGCTGTTGAAGCCTTGATTGATGGCACAAATAAGCCACAGACAACGAAGGTTTTTCCGCCGGGAACGAAGCTGCGCCAGCTCACCATCAAAGATGATATTGCTTTGGTTGATTTTAATGGCACGATTTTAAAAGGGAATGGTGGTTCCGCCACAGAGACATTATTAGTTACTTCTATTGTCAATACATTAACGGAGTTTCCTCATATCGAAAAGGTCCGGATTCTTGTTGATGGGAAAAAGGTAGATACGCTATACGGTCATCTGGATTTAACTGAACCACTGAGCCGCTCGCCTGGAATGATTAAGAAGTAG
- the tsaB gene encoding tRNA (adenosine(37)-N6)-threonylcarbamoyltransferase complex dimerization subunit type 1 TsaB, with translation MLSLDTATLVSTVALATEDKLIAEFTLQTTKTHSEKLMPTIDMLCQFAGFQASDVEAIAVSTGPGSFTGLRIGMATAKALSYANSLPLIGVPTLMGLAYNFSSSSCLIVPVLDAQKGNVYHASYRFERGNLKEIQAVNVMKAAELRHELEELGQQVILVGESTSLVMEGAEETTLLHVAEPHLLMPRAASIAQAAFKLFEAGQVADAMTLTPVYVRRSEAEVLWEQRQSCCHE, from the coding sequence ATGCTGTCTCTTGATACAGCAACGCTTGTCTCGACAGTTGCTCTTGCAACAGAAGATAAGCTCATTGCCGAATTCACTCTTCAAACGACGAAGACGCATTCCGAAAAGCTTATGCCTACGATTGACATGCTTTGCCAGTTTGCCGGGTTTCAAGCCAGCGATGTTGAGGCCATTGCAGTAAGCACGGGTCCTGGTTCATTTACAGGACTCAGAATTGGCATGGCTACGGCTAAAGCCTTGAGCTATGCCAATTCATTGCCTTTAATCGGTGTTCCGACATTGATGGGTTTGGCCTATAATTTTAGTAGTTCTTCCTGCCTGATTGTCCCTGTCCTTGATGCGCAAAAAGGCAATGTTTATCATGCTTCTTATCGTTTTGAACGGGGGAATCTTAAGGAAATACAAGCTGTGAATGTTATGAAAGCTGCTGAACTTCGTCATGAGCTTGAGGAGCTTGGGCAACAAGTCATTTTAGTAGGGGAATCGACTTCGCTTGTCATGGAAGGTGCTGAAGAAACAACCTTGCTGCATGTGGCTGAGCCTCATTTACTTATGCCGCGGGCAGCGAGTATTGCTCAGGCGGCGTTTAAACTTTTTGAAGCGGGACAGGTGGCGGATGCTATGACACTTACGCCTGTTTATGTTCGCCGTTCTGAAGCGGAAGTGCTGTGGGAACAACGGCAGAGTTGCTGTCATGAATGA
- the rimI gene encoding ribosomal protein S18-alanine N-acetyltransferase — protein MNELKVRHMLAKDIDDVVVIESHSFAAPWSREAFEAEIMTNKLARYLVVQTEGTVVAYAGMWMIFDEAHVTNVAVLPKYRGQGIGKQLMASLILYAQQQGAERMTLEVRASNEIAQNMYRQFGFTAKGIRPRYYTESNEDALIMWLDIKKATFVAEG, from the coding sequence ATGAATGAACTGAAGGTGAGGCACATGCTGGCAAAAGATATTGATGATGTTGTTGTTATTGAATCTCATTCGTTTGCAGCGCCTTGGTCTCGTGAGGCCTTTGAGGCCGAAATTATGACAAATAAGCTTGCCCGTTATCTTGTCGTCCAGACAGAGGGTACTGTCGTGGCCTATGCGGGTATGTGGATGATCTTTGACGAAGCTCATGTTACGAATGTGGCTGTACTGCCCAAATATCGCGGGCAAGGCATTGGTAAACAACTCATGGCATCTCTTATTCTTTATGCTCAGCAGCAAGGGGCGGAGCGGATGACACTTGAGGTACGTGCGTCCAATGAAATCGCTCAAAATATGTATCGGCAATTCGGTTTTACTGCTAAAGGTATTCGACCACGTTATTACACCGAAAGTAATGAAGATGCTCTTATTATGTGGTTGGATATAAAAAAAGCCACTTTCGTGGCTGAAGGGTGA
- a CDS encoding type II toxin-antitoxin system PemK/MazF family toxin — translation MVVKRGDIYFANLSPVVGSEQGGHRPVLVIQNDVGNKYSPTVIVAAITSQISKAKLPTHVEVSAKLFQLEKDSVVLLEQLRTIDKRRLKEKVTHLSEDIMEKVDDAVRISLGLVEL, via the coding sequence GTGGTAGTAAAGCGTGGAGATATTTATTTTGCCAACTTAAGTCCCGTAGTTGGTTCAGAGCAGGGCGGGCACCGGCCTGTTTTAGTGATTCAAAATGATGTGGGTAACAAATACAGTCCAACTGTGATTGTTGCTGCCATTACGTCGCAGATTTCGAAGGCGAAGCTGCCGACTCATGTTGAAGTAAGTGCTAAGTTGTTTCAGCTTGAAAAGGATTCAGTGGTGCTATTAGAACAACTGCGAACGATTGATAAACGACGTTTGAAAGAAAAGGTTACGCATTTAAGTGAAGATATTATGGAAAAGGTGGATGACGCCGTTCGCATTAGTTTGGGCTTAGTTGAGTTATAA
- the thiL gene encoding thiamine-phosphate kinase, which yields MKIKSVGEFGLIDILKEDTIYHPANVVVGIGDDAAVLLPTPRHLQLMTTDMLVENVHFTMKTTLPQQLGYKSMAVSFSDIAAMGGKPCHAVVSIAIPPETDVDFMINLYQGMKEICREYAVNIVGGDTVSTHHELVINVTVTGEVDAAQLVRRAGAQVGDIVAVTGTLGNSSMGLALLSKGQWEDYPFAWPLVTAHLTPKPLVGPGQRLGKMGATSMNDISDGLASEMNEIASASKVGVRLEQTKLPLSKELLEATERIDLSALDCALYGGEDYQLVFTMNPADFSCLTEESVGCAFTAIGEVVEGEEVILLDKEGQSSVLKPRGFNHFC from the coding sequence GTGAAAATAAAAAGTGTTGGGGAATTTGGATTAATTGATATACTAAAAGAAGATACCATTTATCATCCGGCGAATGTTGTCGTGGGCATTGGGGATGATGCGGCCGTTCTGCTTCCGACACCGCGCCATTTGCAACTTATGACGACAGATATGTTAGTGGAAAATGTCCATTTTACCATGAAAACAACGCTGCCTCAGCAGCTTGGTTATAAATCCATGGCTGTTAGTTTTAGTGATATTGCGGCTATGGGGGGAAAGCCTTGTCATGCAGTCGTTTCAATTGCTATTCCTCCTGAGACAGATGTGGATTTTATGATTAATTTATACCAGGGAATGAAGGAAATCTGCCGGGAATATGCAGTGAATATTGTGGGTGGTGACACGGTGTCTACGCATCACGAACTGGTGATTAATGTCACTGTGACAGGTGAAGTGGACGCGGCTCAGCTTGTGCGCCGAGCGGGGGCCCAAGTAGGCGACATTGTGGCTGTTACAGGGACTCTGGGGAATTCGAGTATGGGACTGGCTTTATTATCGAAGGGACAGTGGGAAGATTATCCTTTTGCCTGGCCTCTTGTGACGGCTCATCTTACGCCTAAGCCTCTCGTGGGTCCCGGTCAAAGACTCGGAAAAATGGGTGCAACAAGCATGAATGATATTAGTGACGGTTTGGCAAGTGAGATGAATGAAATTGCTTCTGCAAGTAAGGTAGGAGTTCGATTGGAACAAACGAAGCTGCCTTTGTCGAAAGAATTGCTGGAGGCTACAGAACGCATTGATTTGTCAGCCCTTGATTGTGCGCTTTATGGTGGTGAAGATTATCAGCTTGTATTTACGATGAATCCGGCTGATTTTTCTTGTCTGACAGAGGAAAGCGTGGGATGTGCTTTTACAGCGATTGGTGAAGTGGTGGAAGGAGAAGAAGTGATTTTGCTTGACAAGGAAGGTCAGTCTTCGGTGCTGAAGCCACGGGGATTCAATCATTTTTGTTAG
- the alr gene encoding alanine racemase — MRPTIAQINLGHLAHNVKAIRHHLPTSIGMTAVVKADAYGHGAVAVSRVALDNGATALAVATVEEGMELREAGFTVPILLLGLTFAEDAKEIIQYDLTATACTFEQINNLAQTARTQGQKVRVMLKIDTGMNRIGFAPQDLPTYAEYALSFPEINLRGCFTHLATADSKDKQHAQQQIALFQQGLKQLADKNISLPFISFANSASIIDLDCTICNNSRPGIILYGLEPSNEMHHKLDLKPVMELKTKVVYVKQVPAGTTIGYGRTFRSPRTTYIATLPIGYADGYHRLLSNKAPVLIGGRRCQQVGNICMDQIMVDLGPDHPVEIGAEAVLFGRQGTEEITAGELATLAQTIHYELVCAVSKRVPRVYI; from the coding sequence ATGAGACCCACTATTGCTCAAATAAATTTAGGTCATCTCGCTCACAATGTCAAAGCGATTCGTCATCACCTGCCGACTTCCATTGGCATGACAGCTGTTGTCAAAGCGGACGCTTATGGCCACGGTGCAGTCGCAGTCAGCCGTGTAGCTTTAGATAACGGAGCAACAGCCCTCGCTGTTGCCACCGTGGAAGAAGGCATGGAACTACGAGAAGCAGGATTTACCGTTCCCATTTTACTACTTGGACTCACTTTTGCCGAGGATGCAAAGGAGATTATCCAGTATGATCTCACGGCAACAGCCTGCACATTTGAACAGATCAATAATTTAGCACAAACAGCCCGTACCCAAGGCCAAAAGGTCCGAGTCATGTTAAAAATTGATACCGGGATGAATCGCATTGGCTTTGCACCACAAGACCTCCCGACCTATGCTGAATATGCCCTGTCTTTTCCTGAGATCAACCTGCGTGGCTGTTTTACCCATCTAGCCACAGCAGACAGCAAGGACAAACAGCATGCCCAACAACAAATTGCCTTATTTCAACAAGGCCTGAAACAACTTGCTGACAAAAATATTTCTTTACCCTTCATTTCTTTTGCCAATAGCGCCAGTATTATCGATCTTGATTGCACAATTTGCAATAACTCACGTCCCGGCATTATCTTGTACGGTCTGGAACCCTCAAACGAAATGCATCATAAACTAGACTTAAAACCTGTCATGGAACTTAAAACCAAAGTGGTCTATGTAAAACAAGTACCAGCTGGCACAACCATCGGTTATGGTCGAACCTTCCGCTCGCCACGCACAACCTATATTGCTACTTTGCCTATTGGCTATGCCGACGGCTATCATCGATTGCTGTCCAATAAAGCTCCCGTCCTAATCGGCGGCAGACGCTGCCAGCAAGTCGGTAATATCTGCATGGATCAAATCATGGTTGATCTGGGACCAGACCATCCAGTAGAAATTGGCGCTGAAGCCGTACTCTTTGGCAGGCAAGGTACGGAAGAAATTACGGCAGGTGAACTCGCCACTTTGGCACAAACCATCCATTATGAACTCGTTTGTGCCGTAAGCAAACGAGTTCCGCGTGTTTACATATAG
- a CDS encoding alpha/beta-type small acid-soluble spore protein — protein sequence MARSRKPVTPAAENALDQMKMEIASELGVAERVRSSGWATMTSADCGRVGGHMVRKMIENYEQTLR from the coding sequence ATGGCACGCTCACGTAAACCAGTGACTCCCGCTGCCGAAAACGCCTTAGATCAAATGAAAATGGAAATTGCTTCTGAGTTAGGTGTAGCTGAGCGCGTACGTTCTTCGGGCTGGGCTACAATGACTTCCGCCGATTGCGGTCGTGTCGGTGGCCACATGGTTCGTAAGATGATCGAGAACTACGAACAAACTCTCCGGTAA
- a CDS encoding CopG family ribbon-helix-helix protein, with amino-acid sequence MAELKRIMISIPNSLLQEVDGFIAMEKLSRSQFVREAMRLYIEDRKRKAVRDMMKKGYQEMAIINLSLAEEGLLADSEVFEMMPTLLAERE; translated from the coding sequence GTGGCCGAGTTAAAACGTATTATGATTAGTATCCCGAATAGTTTGCTGCAAGAGGTTGATGGCTTTATTGCCATGGAAAAATTAAGCCGTAGTCAGTTCGTCAGAGAAGCAATGCGCTTATATATTGAAGATAGGAAGCGAAAAGCCGTGCGTGATATGATGAAAAAGGGATATCAGGAAATGGCCATTATTAATTTATCACTGGCAGAAGAAGGGCTACTTGCTGACAGCGAAGTTTTCGAGATGATGCCTACTTTACTGGCGGAGCGTGAATAA